Proteins from a single region of Fibrobacter sp.:
- a CDS encoding nucleoside transporter produces the protein MSMYNLISFAGIFLLIGFGWLLSTNRRVFNWRVVLWGVGLQIVFALFIFRVPAGSRFFLLINDLVVKVVEASSEGARFVFGPLAIPPGVSGSHGFILAFQGLPTIIFFSALISVLYFLNIMPMLIRFFSGIFSRLMRISGAESLCVASNIFVGVESAFTVRPYIAEMTRSELCTMLTAGMATVASNVLALYVFTLQQSFPTIAGHLISASILSAPAAIVMSKVLYPEEQHPRTLGISVKPDYEKEANVFEAVINGANAGVKVIAGVAALLIAVLGLVALIDMILNGAGGAVNSFLEINIDWSLKGLLGYLFYPFTLVMGVPLQDATVISQIVGERVVATEVAGYQDLANAISGNLISEPRSVIIATYALCGFAHVASMAIFVGGVSALAPSRTRALSQIGFRALLAATLACMVTACVAGVFFTGNSILLGSVE, from the coding sequence ATCTCTATGTATAACCTCATAAGCTTCGCTGGAATATTCCTGCTCATTGGCTTTGGCTGGCTGCTTTCCACAAACAGGAGAGTTTTTAATTGGCGGGTGGTGCTCTGGGGGGTAGGACTTCAGATAGTTTTTGCCCTCTTTATTTTCAGAGTTCCGGCAGGGTCCAGATTTTTCCTCCTGATTAATGATTTAGTCGTAAAAGTGGTGGAGGCGTCTTCTGAAGGCGCAAGGTTTGTGTTCGGACCGCTTGCGATTCCTCCGGGAGTGAGCGGCTCACACGGGTTTATTCTGGCATTTCAGGGACTACCCACTATAATCTTTTTCTCTGCTCTGATCTCAGTGCTTTATTTCCTGAATATCATGCCGATGCTGATCAGGTTTTTCTCGGGTATTTTTAGCAGACTGATGAGAATATCCGGAGCCGAGTCACTCTGTGTGGCATCGAACATTTTTGTTGGAGTGGAATCTGCATTCACAGTGAGACCCTACATTGCTGAGATGACAAGATCGGAACTCTGCACCATGCTGACTGCAGGGATGGCCACGGTTGCATCAAATGTCCTTGCGCTGTATGTCTTTACACTTCAGCAGTCTTTCCCGACCATAGCCGGTCATCTCATTTCTGCATCAATTCTTTCCGCTCCTGCTGCGATAGTAATGTCAAAGGTGCTTTACCCGGAAGAACAGCACCCCAGGACACTGGGTATCTCTGTAAAGCCGGACTATGAGAAAGAGGCAAATGTCTTTGAGGCGGTGATAAACGGGGCTAATGCAGGTGTGAAGGTGATAGCCGGAGTGGCAGCGCTTCTTATTGCTGTTCTGGGCCTTGTGGCGCTTATCGATATGATTCTCAACGGTGCCGGAGGAGCGGTCAATTCGTTTCTGGAAATTAATATTGACTGGTCTCTGAAGGGCTTGCTGGGGTACCTTTTTTATCCCTTTACCCTGGTAATGGGGGTACCTTTGCAGGATGCGACGGTGATCTCTCAGATTGTCGGTGAGCGTGTTGTTGCTACAGAAGTAGCTGGATATCAGGATCTTGCTAACGCTATTTCCGGTAATCTGATTTCAGAACCCAGGTCGGTAATAATTGCCACCTATGCTCTGTGCGGATTTGCGCATGTAGCCTCGATGGCAATATTCGTGGGAGGTGTATCTGCACTTGCTCCCTCAAGAACAAGAGCTCTTTCTCAAATCGGTTTCAGGGCACTTCTTGCAGCGACTCTGGCATGTATGGTGACAGCGTGTGTTGCCGGAGTCTTCTTTACAGGAAATTCAATTTTACTGGGATCGGTGGAATAA